A single Pseudoalteromonas phenolica DNA region contains:
- a CDS encoding heme NO-binding domain-containing protein, whose translation MKGSVFNALQEFVETNHGLEAWDSMLNTLDLPSQGIYTSSIKYDDSEMFSIVTYYCEALNVPASDLLRTFGEFLFAKLMPMAPTEAKQAPSLHAFLYMVDNLIHVEVKKLYADSNLPDFDYKDQNDKHLTMIYHSERKLCHLSEGLILGAAKHFGEEVSISQSQCMHEGDEACHIEVRFL comes from the coding sequence ATGAAAGGCAGTGTTTTCAACGCGCTACAAGAGTTTGTAGAAACCAATCATGGCTTAGAAGCATGGGACTCCATGTTAAACACACTCGACCTTCCCTCTCAAGGGATCTACACATCTTCAATTAAGTACGATGACAGCGAAATGTTCAGCATCGTGACTTACTACTGTGAAGCATTAAACGTACCAGCTTCGGATTTACTGCGAACATTTGGTGAATTTTTATTTGCCAAGCTTATGCCTATGGCACCCACTGAAGCAAAACAAGCACCATCACTTCATGCTTTTTTATATATGGTTGATAACTTGATCCATGTTGAAGTCAAAAAGCTCTATGCCGACTCAAACTTACCAGACTTTGATTACAAAGATCAGAATGACAAACATTTAACTATGATTTATCACTCTGAACGTAAACTGTGTCACCTATCTGAAGGTTTAATTCTAGGTGCAGCTAAACACTTTGGCGAAGAAGTTTCTATATCCCAATCACAATGTATGCATGAAGGTGATGAAGCTTGTCATATTGAAGTAAGGTTTCTATGA
- a CDS encoding HD domain-containing phosphohydrolase translates to MSDKLPILIVDDETEVLNALKRLFRKELDVTVCDKPLEAVEILKEQEFAVIISDMKMPLMTGAELLAHAFTINPNTARILLTGYSDIDSTALAINEGKISNYVSKPWRNEDLKEIVMQACDQYQLKQSVIRLQNELEEKNKQLQNYNDELESKVQARTTSLSQLTDKLKNVNQKQRRLFHDVIEMINLIIEDTTGSDDGHIKRVASHCRLVAKHLGLEKPLVTQAYLSGLMHEIGKVSLPDELVKCSENELTKDQLIAKQQNAIKGAEILQKLPNLQIIAKGILHQYEHYNGTGLPGHLIADNIPTISRILSIVNDYDKLLIGRITGEKMQQDQAMQTMRTLATEFYDPHILEVYFDLLTSGKVFENHDIDVCVGVSCLESGMHLTQDLLNKQGAIILTAGTEITPSIIEKLQKYQKDWNYIFNVFVH, encoded by the coding sequence ATGTCTGATAAATTGCCAATTTTGATAGTGGATGATGAGACAGAGGTACTCAACGCTCTAAAGCGCCTTTTTAGAAAGGAGCTAGATGTGACTGTTTGTGATAAACCATTAGAAGCTGTTGAAATTCTAAAAGAACAAGAGTTTGCGGTTATAATCTCAGACATGAAGATGCCGTTAATGACTGGCGCAGAATTGCTTGCACACGCATTTACAATTAATCCTAATACTGCTCGAATTCTTCTTACTGGCTATTCAGATATAGACTCTACCGCATTAGCAATTAACGAAGGTAAAATATCAAACTACGTTAGCAAGCCATGGCGTAATGAAGACCTAAAAGAAATAGTCATGCAGGCTTGTGATCAGTACCAATTGAAACAATCTGTAATTCGTTTGCAAAACGAATTAGAAGAAAAAAACAAACAACTTCAAAACTATAACGATGAACTTGAAAGCAAGGTTCAAGCACGAACGACTTCATTGTCGCAACTGACTGATAAACTAAAAAATGTTAATCAGAAGCAACGCAGGTTATTTCATGATGTGATAGAGATGATAAATTTGATCATCGAAGACACTACCGGAAGTGATGATGGGCACATAAAGCGTGTAGCTTCGCACTGTAGACTCGTTGCTAAGCATCTAGGACTAGAAAAACCACTCGTCACTCAAGCATATTTATCTGGGTTGATGCATGAAATCGGTAAAGTCTCATTACCTGATGAATTAGTGAAATGTTCCGAAAATGAACTTACTAAAGATCAACTTATTGCAAAGCAACAAAATGCAATCAAAGGGGCTGAAATCCTTCAGAAGCTGCCTAACTTGCAAATCATCGCTAAAGGCATCTTACATCAGTACGAACATTATAATGGTACAGGCCTACCGGGTCATTTAATTGCTGACAACATCCCCACCATCAGCAGGATCCTTTCCATAGTAAACGACTACGATAAACTATTAATTGGTCGTATAACCGGAGAGAAAATGCAGCAAGATCAGGCAATGCAAACCATGCGCACTTTAGCAACCGAATTTTATGATCCGCACATCCTTGAAGTTTATTTCGATCTTCTTACCAGTGGTAAGGTATTCGAAAATCACGATATTGATGTATGTGTTGGTGTAAGCTGTTTAGAGTCAGGTATGCATTTGACTCAAGATTTACTAAACAAACAAGGTGCAATCATTCTCACTGCTGGAACCGAAATTACCCCTTCTATTATCGAAAAGTTACAAAAGTATCAAAAAGATTGGAATTATATTTTTAACGTGTTCGTGCATTAG
- a CDS encoding ABC-F family ATPase produces MLNVSNVTMQFGAKPLFENISVKFGDGNRYGLIGANGCGKSTFMKILGSELEPSAGNVSVAPNIRLAKLNQDQFAYEQYTVIDTVIMGHKELWEIKAERDRIYSLPEMSEEDGMKVADLETQFAEMDGYSAEAKAGELLLGVGIGTEQHYGLMSEVAPGFKLRVLLAQVLFADPDIMLLDEPTNNLDIYTIKWLEEVLNQRDCTMLIISHDRHFLNSVCTHMADIDYGELRVYPGNYDEYMFAATQAREKLLNENAKKKAQIAELQQFVSRFSANASKAKQATSRAKQIDKIQLDEVKASSRQSPFIRFEQSKQLFRNALEITDVSQGYDSTLFSGLEGLVEVGERIAIIGENGVGKSTLLHTLAGRLAPKTGEFKWSENSNIGYYAQDHADEFEKDQTVFQWMEQWQQEGDDEQVVRGFLGRMLFSQNDIKKSVKVLSGGEQGRMLFGKLMMHKHNILLMDEPTNHMDMESIEALNLALEQYEGTLLFVSHDRQFVSSLATRIWEIKDGKVIDFKGTYDEYLAQQESDN; encoded by the coding sequence ATTTTAAACGTATCTAATGTCACCATGCAGTTTGGTGCAAAACCACTTTTTGAAAACATTTCTGTAAAATTTGGTGATGGAAATCGCTACGGCCTTATCGGTGCCAATGGATGTGGTAAATCGACATTCATGAAGATTTTAGGCTCTGAACTTGAGCCTTCTGCGGGTAACGTGAGTGTAGCTCCAAATATTCGTTTAGCGAAACTTAATCAGGATCAGTTTGCTTACGAGCAATACACTGTTATTGATACAGTTATTATGGGTCACAAAGAGCTTTGGGAAATTAAAGCAGAGCGTGATCGTATCTATTCTTTACCAGAAATGAGTGAAGAAGATGGTATGAAAGTGGCCGATCTTGAGACGCAATTTGCTGAAATGGATGGCTACTCGGCAGAGGCAAAAGCAGGTGAGTTACTTTTAGGCGTTGGTATTGGTACTGAGCAACACTATGGCTTAATGTCAGAAGTTGCACCGGGTTTCAAACTTCGTGTACTTCTTGCGCAGGTGTTATTTGCAGATCCTGACATCATGCTACTAGACGAACCAACCAACAACTTGGACATTTATACAATAAAATGGTTAGAAGAAGTCCTTAACCAGCGTGATTGTACCATGTTAATTATTTCGCACGACCGTCACTTCTTGAACTCTGTTTGTACGCATATGGCTGATATCGACTACGGTGAATTACGTGTCTATCCTGGTAACTATGACGAGTATATGTTTGCAGCGACTCAAGCGCGAGAAAAACTATTAAACGAGAATGCCAAGAAGAAAGCGCAAATTGCAGAACTTCAACAATTCGTATCTCGCTTCTCTGCAAATGCGTCAAAAGCAAAACAAGCCACTTCTCGTGCAAAACAGATTGATAAAATTCAACTCGACGAAGTTAAAGCATCGTCTCGTCAATCGCCTTTCATTCGTTTTGAACAAAGTAAACAGCTTTTCAGAAATGCACTTGAAATTACCGATGTGTCACAGGGTTATGACAGCACTTTATTCTCAGGCTTAGAAGGCCTAGTTGAAGTAGGTGAACGTATCGCTATCATTGGTGAAAATGGTGTTGGTAAATCAACGTTATTACACACTTTAGCGGGTCGTTTAGCGCCTAAAACAGGTGAGTTTAAATGGTCCGAGAATTCGAACATTGGTTATTATGCACAAGATCATGCGGATGAGTTTGAAAAGGACCAAACTGTATTTCAGTGGATGGAGCAATGGCAGCAAGAAGGTGACGACGAACAAGTGGTTCGTGGTTTCTTAGGCCGAATGCTGTTTTCACAAAATGACATTAAAAAGTCTGTAAAAGTGCTGTCTGGTGGTGAGCAAGGTCGTATGTTGTTCGGCAAATTAATGATGCACAAGCATAATATTTTGTTGATGGATGAACCAACAAACCACATGGACATGGAATCAATCGAAGCGCTTAACTTAGCCCTTGAGCAGTACGAAGGTACGTTGTTGTTTGTGTCACATGACCGACAGTTTGTATCATCGCTTGCAACCCGTATTTGGGAAATTAAAGACGGTAAAGTTATCGACTTTAAAGGCACATATGACGAGTACCTAGCACAACAAGAGTCGGATAACTAA
- the purE gene encoding 5-(carboxyamino)imidazole ribonucleotide mutase — protein sequence MTVGIIMGSKSDWPTMQHAADMLDKFGIEYETKVVSAHRTPQLLADYASSAADRGIKIIIAGAGGAAHLPGMAAAFTSLPVLGVPVKSKTLNGVDSLLSICQMPKGVAVGTLAIGDAGAANAGLLAAQILGCQQPEIFAKVEAFRKEQTETILANPNPAE from the coding sequence ATGACGGTTGGCATTATCATGGGCTCAAAATCAGACTGGCCTACTATGCAACATGCAGCAGACATGCTGGACAAGTTTGGCATCGAATATGAAACAAAAGTAGTTTCAGCTCACCGTACACCTCAACTTCTAGCTGATTACGCATCAAGCGCAGCTGATCGTGGTATCAAAATTATCATTGCAGGTGCTGGTGGCGCTGCACACCTTCCGGGTATGGCTGCGGCTTTCACAAGTTTGCCAGTTCTGGGTGTACCAGTTAAATCAAAAACACTAAACGGTGTTGACTCATTACTTTCAATTTGCCAGATGCCAAAAGGCGTAGCGGTTGGGACATTGGCAATTGGTGATGCGGGTGCGGCTAACGCGGGCTTACTTGCAGCTCAGATTTTAGGTTGTCAACAACCAGAAATCTTTGCAAAAGTTGAAGCTTTCCGTAAAGAACAAACAGAAACAATTTTAGCTAACCCAAATCCTGCTGAGTAA
- a CDS encoding 5-(carboxyamino)imidazole ribonucleotide synthase, which produces MNVLVLGAGQLARMMSLSSKNLDIHVTAYDVGSEKVIDPVTFLTVDQSLQQAIDSADAITAEFEHIPLDILKLCDESGKFYPGTEAIATGGDRAKEKALLDAAKVACAPYKIITEKQHLLDSIDELAMPLVIKTCQAGYDGKGQWRVKSLDDVEQIWAEMSEFLAKDASHQIIAEKMIPFDREVSIIGVRSKNGETAIYPLTENQHTNGVLTLSIAGKEKNAIQAQAESAFTAIANALEYVGVLAIEFFDVDGTLLVNEIAPRVHNSGHWTQQGCHVSQFENHMRAVTGLPLGSTVLNRPTAMINVLGQAAIPKAVLAVADTTSHWYGKSAKPGRKMGHINVSADSLSELGDKLADLAKVLPEQDYPGVQATAEQLKAL; this is translated from the coding sequence ATGAACGTTTTAGTCCTTGGCGCAGGGCAACTTGCGCGAATGATGAGCTTGTCATCGAAGAACTTAGACATTCATGTTACAGCTTACGATGTTGGCTCTGAAAAAGTCATCGATCCTGTTACGTTTTTAACAGTTGATCAGTCATTACAACAAGCCATTGATTCTGCAGACGCTATTACTGCTGAGTTTGAGCATATTCCTTTAGATATTCTAAAGTTATGTGATGAAAGTGGTAAGTTTTATCCTGGTACTGAAGCCATAGCAACGGGCGGTGATAGAGCGAAAGAAAAAGCGCTTCTAGATGCTGCAAAAGTTGCATGCGCGCCTTATAAAATTATTACTGAAAAACAGCACTTGCTAGATTCAATTGATGAATTGGCAATGCCTTTGGTAATCAAAACTTGTCAAGCAGGTTATGACGGCAAAGGGCAGTGGCGTGTAAAATCTCTGGATGATGTTGAGCAAATTTGGGCAGAGATGTCTGAGTTTTTAGCGAAAGATGCATCTCATCAAATTATTGCAGAAAAAATGATCCCATTTGATCGCGAAGTTTCCATCATAGGTGTTCGTTCAAAAAATGGTGAAACAGCGATTTACCCACTGACTGAAAACCAACATACCAATGGGGTTTTAACGCTTTCAATCGCGGGTAAAGAGAAAAATGCAATTCAAGCGCAAGCAGAGTCTGCGTTTACCGCTATCGCCAATGCACTAGAGTATGTCGGCGTATTAGCCATTGAGTTTTTCGATGTCGATGGCACTTTATTGGTAAATGAAATTGCACCACGTGTACATAACTCAGGTCATTGGACTCAACAGGGGTGTCATGTCAGCCAATTCGAAAACCATATGCGTGCCGTTACAGGCCTACCACTAGGTTCAACGGTTTTGAATCGCCCAACTGCGATGATCAACGTACTAGGGCAAGCTGCTATTCCAAAAGCAGTTTTGGCTGTTGCTGACACAACCAGCCACTGGTATGGCAAATCTGCAAAACCAGGCCGTAAGATGGGTCATATTAACGTTTCAGCTGATAGCTTATCTGAACTTGGTGATAAACTGGCTGACTTGGCAAAAGTGCTGCCAGAGCAAGATTATCCTGGTGTTCAGGCAACTGCTGAGCAGTTAAAAGCACTATAA
- a CDS encoding YeiH family protein, which produces MTSQSIKQFSFIGLFVLCLTGFIGPALSLLLGLAFTLIFANPYLSLSNQASKWLLKLAVIGLGFNVDFNDVLEVGRSSFVLTIVSITAIIGLGEILGQLFKVNKNTSVLLSFGTAICGGSAIAAMAPVIKAKQHEIAVSLAIVFLLNGLALLIFPAIGHYFQLNQEQFAIWAALAIHDTSSVVATASTYGPIAVGIATTIKLTRAMWIIPYTALAGVFWKSEEKASIPLFIVGFLLAALINTYLPEYSTFWQFGYAGAKHVLYACLFLVGSSVSLTMLKQTGWRPLAMATLLWGIVSSVILLLIIDGVIN; this is translated from the coding sequence GTGACTAGTCAGTCTATTAAACAGTTTTCGTTTATTGGGTTATTTGTACTTTGTCTGACAGGGTTTATAGGTCCCGCATTATCTCTTCTTCTTGGTCTTGCTTTCACACTGATTTTTGCTAACCCGTATTTATCATTAAGTAATCAAGCTAGCAAATGGTTATTAAAATTAGCTGTAATAGGGCTAGGATTTAATGTCGACTTTAATGATGTACTTGAAGTAGGGCGAAGTTCATTTGTTCTTACCATTGTGAGCATAACTGCGATAATAGGGCTTGGTGAAATATTAGGTCAGCTCTTTAAGGTAAATAAAAACACCAGTGTTTTATTGTCTTTTGGTACTGCCATCTGTGGTGGTAGCGCAATTGCAGCAATGGCGCCAGTGATCAAGGCAAAACAGCATGAAATTGCGGTGTCACTCGCCATCGTATTTCTATTAAATGGTTTAGCTTTATTGATTTTTCCTGCAATCGGGCATTACTTTCAATTAAACCAAGAACAATTTGCAATTTGGGCAGCCCTTGCTATCCATGATACAAGCAGTGTAGTAGCAACAGCCTCAACATATGGTCCAATCGCAGTAGGTATTGCAACAACAATCAAACTTACCCGCGCAATGTGGATCATTCCTTATACGGCATTGGCTGGCGTATTTTGGAAAAGCGAAGAAAAAGCAAGTATTCCACTTTTCATCGTCGGCTTTTTATTAGCCGCGCTTATTAACACGTACCTTCCTGAATATTCAACTTTTTGGCAGTTTGGCTACGCGGGAGCAAAACATGTACTTTATGCCTGTTTATTTTTAGTCGGATCAAGTGTATCTCTGACTATGTTAAAACAAACAGGATGGCGCCCTTTAGCGATGGCCACTCTGCTTTGGGGTATTGTAAGTTCAGTTATCTTATTGCTTATCATTGATGGGGTGATAAATTAA